Genomic segment of Bacteroidota bacterium:
TGAGGCTATTGCATTTACTTCTTCTTCCAGCGACTCGTATTTTTTTCTTTGGAATAAATTCTTGATCACACCACCTTCTTCTTTAATACCGGTCATATGGCTGAGGCAATGCCGGACGGTGATATATTTTTTGAAATATTTTCCAAACTCAGGTATATAGTTTACGATATTATCATCCAATGAAATTTTTCCTTCGTCAACCAATATCATTACCAATGCAGCCGTGAACCATTTGCTGGCACTCGCAATTGGGGCAGGGGTTTTGCTTTTGAAATCACCGAGCTCCTTTTTATAAACGATAGTGTCCTTATTGGCCACCATCATTACCAGGTCCTTGCCAAGCAATTGTTGCTTTTGCTGGAGAATATCGTCCAGGTCGACCCATTTGTTTTGGGCATTCAAAGGCTGTAAGATTAGCAGGAAGGTTGCTATAACTGTGCTTTTCAGGCAGTCTAAGAGGATTTTTTGTGACATAGTTTCTGAATCTTGGATTAGGATTGGGATTTGACACTAATGTTTAAAATTATTGGTTTTTGGCCAGAGGAGATGGAACTGTTCGTTAAATAAACAATTAAAAACATTCGATATGAATCTTGGAAATTTTACCATAAAAGCAGCCGAAGCTGTGCAAGCAGCACAGCAGTTAGCATTTAATGCTCAAAGCCCTGCTATTGAAACCGAGCATATTTTAAAGGCATTGATCGAGCAACAGGATTCGCCTGTTGATTATTTGCTAAAAAGAAATAATGTTACAATTAATCTTGTTGATACTAAACTTGATGAACTTATTTCAAAATTATCCAAAACATCAGGCGATCCTGCACAACAGGTAAGCCGTGATGCAGGAAATGTTGTACTGCGTGCAGGCGCCGCTTTAAAACAGTTTAATGATGAATTTGTAACTCCGGAACATTTACTGTTAGCCATCGTTCAGGGAAATGATAATACAGCTAAGCTTTTGAAAAATTCAGGGCTTACTGAAAAAGGTTTGATAACAGCAATTAAAGATTTACGTAAAGGTGATAAAGTAACCTCGCAGACACAAAGCCAGGATTATAATGCGCTGAATAAATATGCAAAAAATCTGAATGAACTGGCAAGGAACGGTAAGCTTGATCCGGTTATTGGCCGTGATGAAGAAATAAGAAGAACACTTCATATTCTGACCCGTCGTTCAAAGAATAATCCAATATTAGTTGGTGAACCCGGTGTTGGTAAAACAGCCATCGCAGAAGGTTTGGCAATGCGTATTGTGAATGGCGATGTACCGGAAAATTTGAAATCAAAGATCATTTATGCGCTGGATATGGGAATGCTGATCGCCGGTGCAAAATATAAAGGTGAGTTTGAAGAAAGATTGAAGTCAGTGATAAAAGAAGTAAGCACCAGCGATGGCGAGATCATTTTATTTATTGATGAAATACATACACTGGTAGGAGCTGGTGGTGGTGAAGGTGCTATGGATGCCGCAAATATTTTAAAGCCTGCATTGGCAAGAGGCGAGTTGAGAGCAGTAGGTGCAACTACATTAAATGAGTATCAGAAATATTTTGAAAAAGATAAAGCCCTTGAACGCCGTTTCCAGAAAGTGATGATCGATGAACCATCTGTTGAAGATGCGATTTCTATTCTGCGTGGTTTAAAGGATCGTTACGAAACACATCACCATGTTCGTATAAAAGATGAAGCAATTATTGCTGCAGTGGAATTATCCAGCCGGTATATTACTGATCGTTTTTTACCGGATAAAGCCATTGACCTGATTGATGAAAGCGCAGCAAAACTTCGTTTGGAAATGAATTCAATGCCTGAAGAGTTGGATAAACTCGAAAGACAGATAAGACAATTAGAAATAGAACGTGAAGCGATCAAAAGAGAAAATGATGAAATTCAACTAAGAGGGCTGAATACAGATATTGCAAATCTTTCAGTTGAAAGAGATACATTAAAAGCAAAATGGAAAGAAGAGAAGGAACTTGTAGAGAAGGTGCAGAATGCAAAAGCAGAAATTGAAAGTTTAAAACAACTGGCTGAAAGAGCTGAGAGGGAAGGAGACTATGGAAAAGTAGCTGAGATCCGTTATGGAAAAATAAAAGAACAGGAAAAAATAATTGAAGACTTTAATCAGCAATTGGCCAGTACCAACGAAAAACGTCTTTTAAAAGAAGAAGTAGATGCTGAAGATATTGCAGAAAATGTAGCAAAGGCAACAGGCATACCTGTAAGCAAAATGCTACAGAGTGATAAAGAAAAGCTGTTACATCTTGAAAAACATTTGCATGAAAGAGTAATAGGACAAGAGGAAGCAATAACTGCTGTGGCAGATGCCGTTCGTCGTAGCCGTGCAGGTTTACAGGATCCTAAAAAACCGATTGGCTCATTTATATTTTTAGGCACAACCGGTGTTGGCAAAACAGAGCTGGCAAAAGCATTGGCCGAATATTTATTTGATGATGAAAGTATGATGACCCGGATCGATATGAGTGAGTACCAGGAAAAACATACCGTATCAAGATTGGTTGGAGCACCTCCCGGATATGTGGGTTATGATGAAGGTGGTCAATTGACTGAAGCCGTTCGCAGAAAACCTTACAGTGTTGTATTGTTGGATGAGATTGAAAAAGCCCATCCCGACGTATGGAATGTGCTACTGCAAGTGCTGGATGACGGAAGACTGACGGATAACAAAGGAAGGGTGGTCAATTTTCGAAACACGATAATTATTATGACCAGCAATTTGGGCAGCCAGGTGATCCAGGAAAATTTTGATGGCATTACGGAAAAAAATAAAGAAGAAGTCGTAAATCGAACTAAAGTAGAGGTTATGAACGAGTTACGTCAAACTATCAGACCCGAATTCCTTAATAGAGTAGACGAGATAATCATGTTCCAACCCCTCATGAAGAGGGAAATTGCCGGTATAGTAGGCATCCAATTAAACAATTTAAAGCGTATTCTTGTTGATAGTGGAATAAATCTTGTTTTTAGTGATTATGCTTTGGATTATCTTGCCGAACAGGGATATGACCCCCAATTCGGCGCAAGACCACTTAAACGATT
This window contains:
- the clpB gene encoding ATP-dependent chaperone ClpB, which encodes MNLGNFTIKAAEAVQAAQQLAFNAQSPAIETEHILKALIEQQDSPVDYLLKRNNVTINLVDTKLDELISKLSKTSGDPAQQVSRDAGNVVLRAGAALKQFNDEFVTPEHLLLAIVQGNDNTAKLLKNSGLTEKGLITAIKDLRKGDKVTSQTQSQDYNALNKYAKNLNELARNGKLDPVIGRDEEIRRTLHILTRRSKNNPILVGEPGVGKTAIAEGLAMRIVNGDVPENLKSKIIYALDMGMLIAGAKYKGEFEERLKSVIKEVSTSDGEIILFIDEIHTLVGAGGGEGAMDAANILKPALARGELRAVGATTLNEYQKYFEKDKALERRFQKVMIDEPSVEDAISILRGLKDRYETHHHVRIKDEAIIAAVELSSRYITDRFLPDKAIDLIDESAAKLRLEMNSMPEELDKLERQIRQLEIEREAIKRENDEIQLRGLNTDIANLSVERDTLKAKWKEEKELVEKVQNAKAEIESLKQLAERAEREGDYGKVAEIRYGKIKEQEKIIEDFNQQLASTNEKRLLKEEVDAEDIAENVAKATGIPVSKMLQSDKEKLLHLEKHLHERVIGQEEAITAVADAVRRSRAGLQDPKKPIGSFIFLGTTGVGKTELAKALAEYLFDDESMMTRIDMSEYQEKHTVSRLVGAPPGYVGYDEGGQLTEAVRRKPYSVVLLDEIEKAHPDVWNVLLQVLDDGRLTDNKGRVVNFRNTIIIMTSNLGSQVIQENFDGITEKNKEEVVNRTKVEVMNELRQTIRPEFLNRVDEIIMFQPLMKREIAGIVGIQLNNLKRILVDSGINLVFSDYALDYLAEQGYDPQFGARPLKRLIQKEIVNTLSKKIIAGDIDKSKPVLVDVFDNTVVFRNEEPTKTNGKVKEKKTTI